A region of Poecile atricapillus isolate bPoeAtr1 chromosome 24, bPoeAtr1.hap1, whole genome shotgun sequence DNA encodes the following proteins:
- the SRRM1 gene encoding serine/arginine repetitive matrix protein 1 isoform X1, with amino-acid sequence MDAGFFRGTSAEQDNRFSNKQKKLLKQLKFAECLEKKVDMSKVNLEVIKPWITKRVTEILGFEDDVVIEFIFNQLEVKNPDSKMMQINLTGFLNGKNAREFMGELWPLLLSAQENIAGIPTAFLELKKEEIKQRQIEQEKLASMKKQDEDKEKRDKEDKDNREKRDRSRSPRRRKSRSPSPRRRSSPVRRERKRSHSRSPHHRTKSRSATPAPEKKEATPEPEPSVKPKETVVQEATSNSDIPKAPKPEPPVPETKETSPERNSKKEREKEKEKTRQRSPTRSKSRSRSRSRSPSHSRPRRRHRSRSRRRPSPRRRPSPRRRSPPRRMPPPPRHRRSRSPVRRRRRSSASLSGSSSSSSSSRSRSPPKKPPKRPVSSPPRKTRRLSPSASPPRRRHRPSPPGSPPGKPRRSPTPQQSNRARKSRGSVSPSRASAPKHKSTEKRESPSPAPKPRKAELSESEEDKGGKMAAADSVQQRRQYRRQNQQSSSDSGSSSSSEEERPKRSNVKNGEVGRRRRHSHSRSPSPSPRKRQKESSPRSRRRRSPSPPPARRRRSPSPAPPPRRRRSPSPPRRRSPSPPPRRRSPSPRRYSPPIQRRYSPSPPPKRRTASPPPPPKRRASPSPQSKRRVSHSPPPKQRSSPTAKRRSPSVSSKHRKGSPPSRSNRETRSPPQNKRHSPSPRPRASHPSSSPPPPRRGASASPQRRQSPSPSTRPIRRVSRTPEPKKTKASTPSPRRVSSSRSASGSPETAPKKHQGPASPARSRSPSANWSPAKKAKSPTQSPSPARNSDQEGGGKKKKKKKDKKHKKDKKHKKHKKHKKEKAAVAAAAATVAAPDTTSVQEDQEAETEPKKETESEPEDNLDDLEKHLREKALRSMRKAQVSPPS; translated from the exons ATGGACGCCGGGTTCTTCCGC GGAaccagtgcagagcaggacaatcgCTTCAGCAACAAGCAGAAGAAGCTGTTGAAGCAGTTGAAGTTTGCAGAATGCTTAGAAAAGAAG GTGGACATGAGCAAAGTAAATCTGGAAGTAATCAAACCATGGATAACAAAACGAGTAACAGAAATCCTTGGATTTGAAGATGATGTAGTAATTGAATTTATATTCAACCAGTTGGAAGTGAAG AACCCAGATTCCAAAATGATGCAAATCAACCTGACTGGTTTTTTGAATGGGAAAAATGCTAGGGAGTTCATGGGAGAACTGTGGCCACTGCTATTAAGTGCACAAGAAAACATTGCTGGTATTCCAACTGCATTTCTGGaactgaagaaagaagaaataaaacagcgACAG ATAGAGCAGGAGAAACTGGCTTCCATGAAGAAACAAGATGAAGACAAAGAGAAGAGAGATAAAGAGGACAAAGacaacagagagaaaagagacagaTCCAGGAGTCCAAGAAG gcGCAAGTCCCGCTCTCCCTCCCCGCGGCGGAGGTCGTCGCCCGTGCGCCGCGAGCGCAAGCGCAGCCACTCGCGCTCGCCCCACCACCGCACCAAGAGCcgcagtgccacccctgcccccGAGAAGAAAGAGGCCACTCCCGAGCCTGAGCCCTCCGTGAAACCAAAGGAGACTGTTGTGCAAGAGGCAACTTCAAACAG TGACATCCCTAAAGCTCCTAAACCTGAACCTCCTGTACCAGAGACTAAGGAAACTTCACCAGAACGTAATTcaaagaaggagagagagaaggagaaggagaagactCGTCAGAGATCCCCAACTCGGTCCAAGTCCAGGTCAAGATCCCGATCCCGTTCTCCATCTCATTCTCGACCCAGAAGGCGCCATAGATCACGGTCAAG AAGGCGACCCAGCCCGCGGCGCCGGCCGTCCCCGCGCAGGAGGAGCCCGCCCCGGAGAATGCCTCCCCCAcccaggcacaggaggagcAGATCCCCCGTGAGGCG GAGAAGACGCTCCTCGGCCTCGCTGTccggcagcagctcctcctcgTCATCGTCGCGCTCCCGCTCTCCACCAAAGAAGCCTCCCAAGAGACCCGTGTCCAGCCCTCCCCGCAAAACGCGCCGGCTGTCGCCCTCGGCCAGTCCCCCCCGGCGCCGCCACCGGCCCTCGCCCCCCGGCAGCCCCCCGGGCAAACCGCGCCGCTCGCCCACGCCACAGCAGTCCAACCGCGCCCGCAAGAGCCGCGGCTCCGTCTCACCCAGCAGGGCTTCAG CACCCAAACATAAGAGTACTGAGAAAAGAGAATCTCCTTCGCCAGCACCCAAGCCCAGGAAAGCAGAATTGTCGGAATCAG AAGAAGACAAAGGAGGCAAAATGGCTGCAGCAGATTCTGTCCAACAGAGGCGCCAGTACAGGAGGCAAAATCAACAGTCTTCATCTG ATTCTGGTTCTTCATCTTCCTCAGAGGAGGAGAGGCCCAAGAGGTCGAACGTGAAGAACGGGGAGGTGGGCAGGCGCCGCCGGCACTCGCACTCGCGCAGCCCCTCGCCTTCGCCCCGCAAGCGCCAGAAGGAATCCTCCCCTCG cagcaggaggaggaggagccccTCGCCGCCCCCCGCGCGCCGGCGCCGCTCCCCttccccggccccgccgccccggcgTCGCCGCTCGCCGTCCCCGCCTCGCCGAAG GTCTCCATCACCACCCCCGCGCAGACGTTCTCCCTCTCCACGGAGATACTCCCCCCCGATCCAGAGGCGATATTCCCCATCTCCCCCTCCCAAGAGGAGAacagcttctcctcctccccctcccaaaAGAAGGgcctccccttccccccagTCCAAGCGCAGAGTCTCCCACTCCCCACCGCCAAAACAGAGGAGCTCCCCTACTGCTAAACGGCGCTCCCCTTCCGTATCTTCCAAGCACAGGAAGGGGTCTCCTCCCAGCAGATCCAACAGGGAAACACGTTCTCCACCACAAAACAAAAGGCATTCACCTTCACCACGGCCTCGAGCTTCCCACCCCTCCTCCAGCCCTCCGCCGCCGCGCCGGGGAGCGTCGGCGTCGCCGCAGAGGAGGCAGTCACCCTCACCCAGCACCAGGCCCATCAGGAGGGTGTCCAGAACACCAGAAcccaagaaaacaaa GGCTTCCACCCCCAGCCCCCGGCGCGTGTCCTCGTCCCGATCTGCGTCAGGGTCACCTGAGACAGCTCCCAAAAAGCACCAAGGACCTGCATCTCCTGCCCGGTCTCGCTCTCCTTCTGCAAACTGGTCACCTGCAAAAAAGGCCAAGAGCCCAACTCAGAGCCCATCACCTGCCAGG AATTCAGATCAAGAAGGTGGTggcaagaagaagaagaaaaagaaggataAGAAGcataaaaaggataaaaagcacaagaaacacaaaaagcataagaaggagaaggcagcagtggctgcagcagctgctacTGTGGCTGCACCAGACACCACCTCAGTACAGGAAGACCAggaagcagagacagaaccCAAAAAG GAGACAGAGAGTGAACCCGAGGACAACCTGGATGACCTAGAAAAGCACCTGCGGGAGAAGGCCCTGAGGTCCATGAGGAAGGCGCAGGTGTCCCCCCCCTCCTAG
- the SRRM1 gene encoding serine/arginine repetitive matrix protein 1 isoform X4 has protein sequence MDAGFFRGTSAEQDNRFSNKQKKLLKQLKFAECLEKKVDMSKVNLEVIKPWITKRVTEILGFEDDVVIEFIFNQLEVKNPDSKMMQINLTGFLNGKNAREFMGELWPLLLSAQENIAGIPTAFLELKKEEIKQRQIEQEKLASMKKQDEDKEKRDKEDKDNREKRDRSRSPRRRKSRSPSPRRRSSPVRRERKRSHSRSPHHRTKSRSATPAPEKKEATPEPEPSVKPKETVVQEATSNSDIPKAPKPEPPVPETKETSPERNSKKEREKEKEKTRQRSPTRSKSRSRSRSRSPSHSRPRRRHRSRSRRRPSPRRRPSPRRRSPPRRMPPPPRHRRSRSPVRRRRRSSASLSGSSSSSSSSRSRSPPKKPPKRPVSSPPRKTRRLSPSASPPRRRHRPSPPGSPPGKPRRSPTPQQSNRARKSRGSVSPSRASAPKHKSTEKRESPSPAPKPRKAELSESEEDKGGKMAAADSVQQRRQYRRQNQQSSSEEERPKRSNVKNGEVGRRRRHSHSRSPSPSPRKRQKESSPRSRRRRSPSPPPARRRRSPSPAPPPRRRRSPSPPRRRSPSPPPRRRSPSPRRYSPPIQRRYSPSPPPKRRTASPPPPPKRRASPSPQSKRRVSHSPPPKQRSSPTAKRRSPSVSSKHRKGSPPSRSNRETRSPPQNKRHSPSPRPRASHPSSSPPPPRRGASASPQRRQSPSPSTRPIRRVSRTPEPKKTKASTPSPRRVSSSRSASGSPETAPKKHQGPASPARSRSPSANWSPAKKAKSPTQSPSPARNSDQEGGGKKKKKKKDKKHKKDKKHKKHKKHKKEKAAVAAAAATVAAPDTTSVQEDQEAETEPKKETESEPEDNLDDLEKHLREKALRSMRKAQVSPPS, from the exons ATGGACGCCGGGTTCTTCCGC GGAaccagtgcagagcaggacaatcgCTTCAGCAACAAGCAGAAGAAGCTGTTGAAGCAGTTGAAGTTTGCAGAATGCTTAGAAAAGAAG GTGGACATGAGCAAAGTAAATCTGGAAGTAATCAAACCATGGATAACAAAACGAGTAACAGAAATCCTTGGATTTGAAGATGATGTAGTAATTGAATTTATATTCAACCAGTTGGAAGTGAAG AACCCAGATTCCAAAATGATGCAAATCAACCTGACTGGTTTTTTGAATGGGAAAAATGCTAGGGAGTTCATGGGAGAACTGTGGCCACTGCTATTAAGTGCACAAGAAAACATTGCTGGTATTCCAACTGCATTTCTGGaactgaagaaagaagaaataaaacagcgACAG ATAGAGCAGGAGAAACTGGCTTCCATGAAGAAACAAGATGAAGACAAAGAGAAGAGAGATAAAGAGGACAAAGacaacagagagaaaagagacagaTCCAGGAGTCCAAGAAG gcGCAAGTCCCGCTCTCCCTCCCCGCGGCGGAGGTCGTCGCCCGTGCGCCGCGAGCGCAAGCGCAGCCACTCGCGCTCGCCCCACCACCGCACCAAGAGCcgcagtgccacccctgcccccGAGAAGAAAGAGGCCACTCCCGAGCCTGAGCCCTCCGTGAAACCAAAGGAGACTGTTGTGCAAGAGGCAACTTCAAACAG TGACATCCCTAAAGCTCCTAAACCTGAACCTCCTGTACCAGAGACTAAGGAAACTTCACCAGAACGTAATTcaaagaaggagagagagaaggagaaggagaagactCGTCAGAGATCCCCAACTCGGTCCAAGTCCAGGTCAAGATCCCGATCCCGTTCTCCATCTCATTCTCGACCCAGAAGGCGCCATAGATCACGGTCAAG AAGGCGACCCAGCCCGCGGCGCCGGCCGTCCCCGCGCAGGAGGAGCCCGCCCCGGAGAATGCCTCCCCCAcccaggcacaggaggagcAGATCCCCCGTGAGGCG GAGAAGACGCTCCTCGGCCTCGCTGTccggcagcagctcctcctcgTCATCGTCGCGCTCCCGCTCTCCACCAAAGAAGCCTCCCAAGAGACCCGTGTCCAGCCCTCCCCGCAAAACGCGCCGGCTGTCGCCCTCGGCCAGTCCCCCCCGGCGCCGCCACCGGCCCTCGCCCCCCGGCAGCCCCCCGGGCAAACCGCGCCGCTCGCCCACGCCACAGCAGTCCAACCGCGCCCGCAAGAGCCGCGGCTCCGTCTCACCCAGCAGGGCTTCAG CACCCAAACATAAGAGTACTGAGAAAAGAGAATCTCCTTCGCCAGCACCCAAGCCCAGGAAAGCAGAATTGTCGGAATCAG AAGAAGACAAAGGAGGCAAAATGGCTGCAGCAGATTCTGTCCAACAGAGGCGCCAGTACAGGAGGCAAAATCAACAGTCTTCATCTG AGGAGGAGAGGCCCAAGAGGTCGAACGTGAAGAACGGGGAGGTGGGCAGGCGCCGCCGGCACTCGCACTCGCGCAGCCCCTCGCCTTCGCCCCGCAAGCGCCAGAAGGAATCCTCCCCTCG cagcaggaggaggaggagccccTCGCCGCCCCCCGCGCGCCGGCGCCGCTCCCCttccccggccccgccgccccggcgTCGCCGCTCGCCGTCCCCGCCTCGCCGAAG GTCTCCATCACCACCCCCGCGCAGACGTTCTCCCTCTCCACGGAGATACTCCCCCCCGATCCAGAGGCGATATTCCCCATCTCCCCCTCCCAAGAGGAGAacagcttctcctcctccccctcccaaaAGAAGGgcctccccttccccccagTCCAAGCGCAGAGTCTCCCACTCCCCACCGCCAAAACAGAGGAGCTCCCCTACTGCTAAACGGCGCTCCCCTTCCGTATCTTCCAAGCACAGGAAGGGGTCTCCTCCCAGCAGATCCAACAGGGAAACACGTTCTCCACCACAAAACAAAAGGCATTCACCTTCACCACGGCCTCGAGCTTCCCACCCCTCCTCCAGCCCTCCGCCGCCGCGCCGGGGAGCGTCGGCGTCGCCGCAGAGGAGGCAGTCACCCTCACCCAGCACCAGGCCCATCAGGAGGGTGTCCAGAACACCAGAAcccaagaaaacaaa GGCTTCCACCCCCAGCCCCCGGCGCGTGTCCTCGTCCCGATCTGCGTCAGGGTCACCTGAGACAGCTCCCAAAAAGCACCAAGGACCTGCATCTCCTGCCCGGTCTCGCTCTCCTTCTGCAAACTGGTCACCTGCAAAAAAGGCCAAGAGCCCAACTCAGAGCCCATCACCTGCCAGG AATTCAGATCAAGAAGGTGGTggcaagaagaagaagaaaaagaaggataAGAAGcataaaaaggataaaaagcacaagaaacacaaaaagcataagaaggagaaggcagcagtggctgcagcagctgctacTGTGGCTGCACCAGACACCACCTCAGTACAGGAAGACCAggaagcagagacagaaccCAAAAAG GAGACAGAGAGTGAACCCGAGGACAACCTGGATGACCTAGAAAAGCACCTGCGGGAGAAGGCCCTGAGGTCCATGAGGAAGGCGCAGGTGTCCCCCCCCTCCTAG
- the SRRM1 gene encoding serine/arginine repetitive matrix protein 1 isoform X5 yields MDAGFFRGTSAEQDNRFSNKQKKLLKQLKFAECLEKKVDMSKVNLEVIKPWITKRVTEILGFEDDVVIEFIFNQLEVKNPDSKMMQINLTGFLNGKNAREFMGELWPLLLSAQENIAGIPTAFLELKKEEIKQRQIEQEKLASMKKQDEDKEKRDKEDKDNREKRDRSRSPRRRKSRSPSPRRRSSPVRRERKRSHSRSPHHRTKSRSATPAPEKKEATPEPEPSVKPKETVVQEATSNSDIPKAPKPEPPVPETKETSPERNSKKEREKEKEKTRQRSPTRSKSRSRSRSRSPSHSRPRRRHRSRSRRRPSPRRRPSPRRRSPPRRMPPPPRHRRSRSPVRRRRRSSASLSGSSSSSSSSRSRSPPKKPPKRPVSSPPRKTRRLSPSASPPRRRHRPSPPGSPPGKPRRSPTPQQSNRARKSRGSVSPSRASAPKHKSTEKRESPSPAPKPRKAELSESEEDKGGKMAAADSVQQRRQYRRQNQQSSSEEERPKRSNVKNGEVGRRRRHSHSRSPSPSPRKRQKESSPRRRRRSPSPPPARRRRSPSPAPPPRRRRSPSPPRRRSPSPPPRRRSPSPRRYSPPIQRRYSPSPPPKRRTASPPPPPKRRASPSPQSKRRVSHSPPPKQRSSPTAKRRSPSVSSKHRKGSPPSRSNRETRSPPQNKRHSPSPRPRASHPSSSPPPPRRGASASPQRRQSPSPSTRPIRRVSRTPEPKKTKASTPSPRRVSSSRSASGSPETAPKKHQGPASPARSRSPSANWSPAKKAKSPTQSPSPARNSDQEGGGKKKKKKKDKKHKKDKKHKKHKKHKKEKAAVAAAAATVAAPDTTSVQEDQEAETEPKKETESEPEDNLDDLEKHLREKALRSMRKAQVSPPS; encoded by the exons ATGGACGCCGGGTTCTTCCGC GGAaccagtgcagagcaggacaatcgCTTCAGCAACAAGCAGAAGAAGCTGTTGAAGCAGTTGAAGTTTGCAGAATGCTTAGAAAAGAAG GTGGACATGAGCAAAGTAAATCTGGAAGTAATCAAACCATGGATAACAAAACGAGTAACAGAAATCCTTGGATTTGAAGATGATGTAGTAATTGAATTTATATTCAACCAGTTGGAAGTGAAG AACCCAGATTCCAAAATGATGCAAATCAACCTGACTGGTTTTTTGAATGGGAAAAATGCTAGGGAGTTCATGGGAGAACTGTGGCCACTGCTATTAAGTGCACAAGAAAACATTGCTGGTATTCCAACTGCATTTCTGGaactgaagaaagaagaaataaaacagcgACAG ATAGAGCAGGAGAAACTGGCTTCCATGAAGAAACAAGATGAAGACAAAGAGAAGAGAGATAAAGAGGACAAAGacaacagagagaaaagagacagaTCCAGGAGTCCAAGAAG gcGCAAGTCCCGCTCTCCCTCCCCGCGGCGGAGGTCGTCGCCCGTGCGCCGCGAGCGCAAGCGCAGCCACTCGCGCTCGCCCCACCACCGCACCAAGAGCcgcagtgccacccctgcccccGAGAAGAAAGAGGCCACTCCCGAGCCTGAGCCCTCCGTGAAACCAAAGGAGACTGTTGTGCAAGAGGCAACTTCAAACAG TGACATCCCTAAAGCTCCTAAACCTGAACCTCCTGTACCAGAGACTAAGGAAACTTCACCAGAACGTAATTcaaagaaggagagagagaaggagaaggagaagactCGTCAGAGATCCCCAACTCGGTCCAAGTCCAGGTCAAGATCCCGATCCCGTTCTCCATCTCATTCTCGACCCAGAAGGCGCCATAGATCACGGTCAAG AAGGCGACCCAGCCCGCGGCGCCGGCCGTCCCCGCGCAGGAGGAGCCCGCCCCGGAGAATGCCTCCCCCAcccaggcacaggaggagcAGATCCCCCGTGAGGCG GAGAAGACGCTCCTCGGCCTCGCTGTccggcagcagctcctcctcgTCATCGTCGCGCTCCCGCTCTCCACCAAAGAAGCCTCCCAAGAGACCCGTGTCCAGCCCTCCCCGCAAAACGCGCCGGCTGTCGCCCTCGGCCAGTCCCCCCCGGCGCCGCCACCGGCCCTCGCCCCCCGGCAGCCCCCCGGGCAAACCGCGCCGCTCGCCCACGCCACAGCAGTCCAACCGCGCCCGCAAGAGCCGCGGCTCCGTCTCACCCAGCAGGGCTTCAG CACCCAAACATAAGAGTACTGAGAAAAGAGAATCTCCTTCGCCAGCACCCAAGCCCAGGAAAGCAGAATTGTCGGAATCAG AAGAAGACAAAGGAGGCAAAATGGCTGCAGCAGATTCTGTCCAACAGAGGCGCCAGTACAGGAGGCAAAATCAACAGTCTTCATCTG AGGAGGAGAGGCCCAAGAGGTCGAACGTGAAGAACGGGGAGGTGGGCAGGCGCCGCCGGCACTCGCACTCGCGCAGCCCCTCGCCTTCGCCCCGCAAGCGCCAGAAGGAATCCTCCCCTCG caggaggaggaggagccccTCGCCGCCCCCCGCGCGCCGGCGCCGCTCCCCttccccggccccgccgccccggcgTCGCCGCTCGCCGTCCCCGCCTCGCCGAAG GTCTCCATCACCACCCCCGCGCAGACGTTCTCCCTCTCCACGGAGATACTCCCCCCCGATCCAGAGGCGATATTCCCCATCTCCCCCTCCCAAGAGGAGAacagcttctcctcctccccctcccaaaAGAAGGgcctccccttccccccagTCCAAGCGCAGAGTCTCCCACTCCCCACCGCCAAAACAGAGGAGCTCCCCTACTGCTAAACGGCGCTCCCCTTCCGTATCTTCCAAGCACAGGAAGGGGTCTCCTCCCAGCAGATCCAACAGGGAAACACGTTCTCCACCACAAAACAAAAGGCATTCACCTTCACCACGGCCTCGAGCTTCCCACCCCTCCTCCAGCCCTCCGCCGCCGCGCCGGGGAGCGTCGGCGTCGCCGCAGAGGAGGCAGTCACCCTCACCCAGCACCAGGCCCATCAGGAGGGTGTCCAGAACACCAGAAcccaagaaaacaaa GGCTTCCACCCCCAGCCCCCGGCGCGTGTCCTCGTCCCGATCTGCGTCAGGGTCACCTGAGACAGCTCCCAAAAAGCACCAAGGACCTGCATCTCCTGCCCGGTCTCGCTCTCCTTCTGCAAACTGGTCACCTGCAAAAAAGGCCAAGAGCCCAACTCAGAGCCCATCACCTGCCAGG AATTCAGATCAAGAAGGTGGTggcaagaagaagaagaaaaagaaggataAGAAGcataaaaaggataaaaagcacaagaaacacaaaaagcataagaaggagaaggcagcagtggctgcagcagctgctacTGTGGCTGCACCAGACACCACCTCAGTACAGGAAGACCAggaagcagagacagaaccCAAAAAG GAGACAGAGAGTGAACCCGAGGACAACCTGGATGACCTAGAAAAGCACCTGCGGGAGAAGGCCCTGAGGTCCATGAGGAAGGCGCAGGTGTCCCCCCCCTCCTAG
- the SRRM1 gene encoding serine/arginine repetitive matrix protein 1 isoform X2, protein MDAGFFRGTSAEQDNRFSNKQKKLLKQLKFAECLEKKVDMSKVNLEVIKPWITKRVTEILGFEDDVVIEFIFNQLEVKNPDSKMMQINLTGFLNGKNAREFMGELWPLLLSAQENIAGIPTAFLELKKEEIKQRQIEQEKLASMKKQDEDKEKRDKEDKDNREKRDRSRSPRRRKSRSPSPRRRSSPVRRERKRSHSRSPHHRTKSRSATPAPEKKEATPEPEPSVKPKETVVQEATSNSDIPKAPKPEPPVPETKETSPERNSKKEREKEKEKTRQRSPTRSKSRSRSRSRSPSHSRPRRRHRSRSRRRPSPRRRPSPRRRSPPRRMPPPPRHRRSRSPVRRRRRSSASLSGSSSSSSSSRSRSPPKKPPKRPVSSPPRKTRRLSPSASPPRRRHRPSPPGSPPGKPRRSPTPQQSNRARKSRGSVSPSRASAPKHKSTEKRESPSPAPKPRKAELSESEEDKGGKMAAADSVQQRRQYRRQNQQSSSDSGSSSSSEEERPKRSNVKNGEVGRRRRHSHSRSPSPSPRKRQKESSPRRRRRSPSPPPARRRRSPSPAPPPRRRRSPSPPRRRSPSPPPRRRSPSPRRYSPPIQRRYSPSPPPKRRTASPPPPPKRRASPSPQSKRRVSHSPPPKQRSSPTAKRRSPSVSSKHRKGSPPSRSNRETRSPPQNKRHSPSPRPRASHPSSSPPPPRRGASASPQRRQSPSPSTRPIRRVSRTPEPKKTKASTPSPRRVSSSRSASGSPETAPKKHQGPASPARSRSPSANWSPAKKAKSPTQSPSPARNSDQEGGGKKKKKKKDKKHKKDKKHKKHKKHKKEKAAVAAAAATVAAPDTTSVQEDQEAETEPKKETESEPEDNLDDLEKHLREKALRSMRKAQVSPPS, encoded by the exons ATGGACGCCGGGTTCTTCCGC GGAaccagtgcagagcaggacaatcgCTTCAGCAACAAGCAGAAGAAGCTGTTGAAGCAGTTGAAGTTTGCAGAATGCTTAGAAAAGAAG GTGGACATGAGCAAAGTAAATCTGGAAGTAATCAAACCATGGATAACAAAACGAGTAACAGAAATCCTTGGATTTGAAGATGATGTAGTAATTGAATTTATATTCAACCAGTTGGAAGTGAAG AACCCAGATTCCAAAATGATGCAAATCAACCTGACTGGTTTTTTGAATGGGAAAAATGCTAGGGAGTTCATGGGAGAACTGTGGCCACTGCTATTAAGTGCACAAGAAAACATTGCTGGTATTCCAACTGCATTTCTGGaactgaagaaagaagaaataaaacagcgACAG ATAGAGCAGGAGAAACTGGCTTCCATGAAGAAACAAGATGAAGACAAAGAGAAGAGAGATAAAGAGGACAAAGacaacagagagaaaagagacagaTCCAGGAGTCCAAGAAG gcGCAAGTCCCGCTCTCCCTCCCCGCGGCGGAGGTCGTCGCCCGTGCGCCGCGAGCGCAAGCGCAGCCACTCGCGCTCGCCCCACCACCGCACCAAGAGCcgcagtgccacccctgcccccGAGAAGAAAGAGGCCACTCCCGAGCCTGAGCCCTCCGTGAAACCAAAGGAGACTGTTGTGCAAGAGGCAACTTCAAACAG TGACATCCCTAAAGCTCCTAAACCTGAACCTCCTGTACCAGAGACTAAGGAAACTTCACCAGAACGTAATTcaaagaaggagagagagaaggagaaggagaagactCGTCAGAGATCCCCAACTCGGTCCAAGTCCAGGTCAAGATCCCGATCCCGTTCTCCATCTCATTCTCGACCCAGAAGGCGCCATAGATCACGGTCAAG AAGGCGACCCAGCCCGCGGCGCCGGCCGTCCCCGCGCAGGAGGAGCCCGCCCCGGAGAATGCCTCCCCCAcccaggcacaggaggagcAGATCCCCCGTGAGGCG GAGAAGACGCTCCTCGGCCTCGCTGTccggcagcagctcctcctcgTCATCGTCGCGCTCCCGCTCTCCACCAAAGAAGCCTCCCAAGAGACCCGTGTCCAGCCCTCCCCGCAAAACGCGCCGGCTGTCGCCCTCGGCCAGTCCCCCCCGGCGCCGCCACCGGCCCTCGCCCCCCGGCAGCCCCCCGGGCAAACCGCGCCGCTCGCCCACGCCACAGCAGTCCAACCGCGCCCGCAAGAGCCGCGGCTCCGTCTCACCCAGCAGGGCTTCAG CACCCAAACATAAGAGTACTGAGAAAAGAGAATCTCCTTCGCCAGCACCCAAGCCCAGGAAAGCAGAATTGTCGGAATCAG AAGAAGACAAAGGAGGCAAAATGGCTGCAGCAGATTCTGTCCAACAGAGGCGCCAGTACAGGAGGCAAAATCAACAGTCTTCATCTG ATTCTGGTTCTTCATCTTCCTCAGAGGAGGAGAGGCCCAAGAGGTCGAACGTGAAGAACGGGGAGGTGGGCAGGCGCCGCCGGCACTCGCACTCGCGCAGCCCCTCGCCTTCGCCCCGCAAGCGCCAGAAGGAATCCTCCCCTCG caggaggaggaggagccccTCGCCGCCCCCCGCGCGCCGGCGCCGCTCCCCttccccggccccgccgccccggcgTCGCCGCTCGCCGTCCCCGCCTCGCCGAAG GTCTCCATCACCACCCCCGCGCAGACGTTCTCCCTCTCCACGGAGATACTCCCCCCCGATCCAGAGGCGATATTCCCCATCTCCCCCTCCCAAGAGGAGAacagcttctcctcctccccctcccaaaAGAAGGgcctccccttccccccagTCCAAGCGCAGAGTCTCCCACTCCCCACCGCCAAAACAGAGGAGCTCCCCTACTGCTAAACGGCGCTCCCCTTCCGTATCTTCCAAGCACAGGAAGGGGTCTCCTCCCAGCAGATCCAACAGGGAAACACGTTCTCCACCACAAAACAAAAGGCATTCACCTTCACCACGGCCTCGAGCTTCCCACCCCTCCTCCAGCCCTCCGCCGCCGCGCCGGGGAGCGTCGGCGTCGCCGCAGAGGAGGCAGTCACCCTCACCCAGCACCAGGCCCATCAGGAGGGTGTCCAGAACACCAGAAcccaagaaaacaaa GGCTTCCACCCCCAGCCCCCGGCGCGTGTCCTCGTCCCGATCTGCGTCAGGGTCACCTGAGACAGCTCCCAAAAAGCACCAAGGACCTGCATCTCCTGCCCGGTCTCGCTCTCCTTCTGCAAACTGGTCACCTGCAAAAAAGGCCAAGAGCCCAACTCAGAGCCCATCACCTGCCAGG AATTCAGATCAAGAAGGTGGTggcaagaagaagaagaaaaagaaggataAGAAGcataaaaaggataaaaagcacaagaaacacaaaaagcataagaaggagaaggcagcagtggctgcagcagctgctacTGTGGCTGCACCAGACACCACCTCAGTACAGGAAGACCAggaagcagagacagaaccCAAAAAG GAGACAGAGAGTGAACCCGAGGACAACCTGGATGACCTAGAAAAGCACCTGCGGGAGAAGGCCCTGAGGTCCATGAGGAAGGCGCAGGTGTCCCCCCCCTCCTAG